One genomic region from Phragmites australis chromosome 1, lpPhrAust1.1, whole genome shotgun sequence encodes:
- the LOC133909996 gene encoding large ribosomal subunit protein eL30-like → MVASKKTKKSTDNINNKLQLVMKSGKYTLGYKTVLRTIRNSKSKLVIIANNCPPLRKSEIEYYAMLAKITVHHFHGNNVDLGTACGKYFRVCCLSIIDPGDSDIIKTTPGDQ, encoded by the exons ATGGTGGCCTCAAAGAAGACG AAGAAGTCCACGGACAATATCAACAACAAGCTGCAGCTTGTGATGAAGAGTGGCAAGTACACGCTCGGCTACAAGACCGTCCTCAGGACCATCAGGAACTCCAAGT CGAAGCTTGTGATCATTGCTAACAACTGCCCTCCTCTTCGGAAGTCTGAAATTGAGTACTATGCTATGCTGGCTAAGATCACCGTACACCACTTCCATGGAA ACAATGTTGACCTGGGAACGGCCTGCGGTAAATACTTCCGTGTCTGCTGCCTCAGTATTATTGATCCTG GTGACTCCGACATCATCAAGACCACACCAGGTGATCAGTAA
- the LOC133910006 gene encoding isocitrate dehydrogenase [NAD] catalytic subunit 5, mitochondrial isoform X2, translated as MFIFMVFNVAGVPIEWEEHYVGTEVDPRTESFLTWESLESVRRNKVGLKGPMATPIGKGHRSLNLTLRKELGLYANVRPCNSLPGYKTRYDDVNLVTIRENTEGEYSGLEHQVVRGVVESLKIITRQASLRVAEYAFHYAKANGRERVSAIHKANIMRKTDGLFLKCCREVAEKYPEITYEEIIIDNCCMTLVKNPGLFDVLVMPNLYGDIISDLCAGLIGGLGLTPSCNIGEGGICLAEAVHGSAPDIAGMNLANPTALMLSAVMMLHHLQFKDQADRIHSAILQTISEGKFRTGDLGGKASTSEFTNAVCDHI; from the exons ATGTTCATCTTCATG GTATTCAATGTTGCAGGGGTACCGATAGAATGGGAAGAACATTATGTTGGTACAGAAGTTGATCCCAGAACAGAGAGCTTTTTGACATGGGAAAGCTTGGAGTCGGTGCGTAGAAACAAAGTAGGCTTGAAAGGTCCTATGGCTACACCTATTGGAAAGGGCCACCGATCTTTGAATCTTACATTAAGAAAAGAACTTGGACTTTACGCCAATGTCAGACCTTGCAACAGCCTCCCAGGCTACAAGACTAGATATGATGATGTTAACCTGGTGACAATTCGTGAAAATACCGAAGGAGAATATAGTGGCCTTGAGCATCAG GTTGTGAGAGGTGTTGTGGAAAGTTTGAAAATCATTACTCGCCAAGCAAGTTTAAGAGTGGCAGAGTATGCTTTCCATTATGCCAAGGCCAATGGCCGGGAAAGGGTCTCTGCGATACATAAAGCAAATATCATGAGGAAGACAGATGGTCTTTTTCTCAAG TGTTGTCGTGAAGTGGCCGAGAAGTACCCTGAAATTACATATGAGGAGATCATCATTGACAATTGCTGTATGACG CTTGTGAAGAATCCTGGTCTTTTTGATGTATTAGTGATGCCAAATCTTTATGGTGACATTATTAGTGATCTATGTGCTGGTTTGATTGGGGGCTTGGGCCTAACACCCAG TTGCAATATTGGTGAAGGTGGCATTTGTCTCGCAGAAGCTGTTCATGGTTCTGCTCCTGATATTGCTGGCATG AATCTTGCGAACCCAACTGCTCTGATGCTGAGTGCTGTTATgatgttgcaccacttgcaattcAAGGACCAAGCAGACCGGATCCACAGTGCCATCCTCCAGACTATCTCCGAGGGGAAGTTCAGGACTGGTGATCTTGGCGGAAAGGCATCCACATCAGAGTTCACAAATGCAGTTTGCGATCACATCTGA
- the LOC133910006 gene encoding isocitrate dehydrogenase [NAD] catalytic subunit 5, mitochondrial isoform X1, with product MALRRLLQGNTLPRVMGRAAATAPFSTASGETIRATLFPGDGIGPEIAESVKQVFNVAGVPIEWEEHYVGTEVDPRTESFLTWESLESVRRNKVGLKGPMATPIGKGHRSLNLTLRKELGLYANVRPCNSLPGYKTRYDDVNLVTIRENTEGEYSGLEHQVVRGVVESLKIITRQASLRVAEYAFHYAKANGRERVSAIHKANIMRKTDGLFLKCCREVAEKYPEITYEEIIIDNCCMTLVKNPGLFDVLVMPNLYGDIISDLCAGLIGGLGLTPSCNIGEGGICLAEAVHGSAPDIAGMNLANPTALMLSAVMMLHHLQFKDQADRIHSAILQTISEGKFRTGDLGGKASTSEFTNAVCDHI from the exons ATGGCGCTCCGGAGGCTGCTTCAGGGGAACACCCTGCCGCGGGTGATGGGCCgggcagcggcgacggcgccgTTCTCCACGGCGTCCGGGGAGACCATCCGCGCCACGCTCTTCCCCGGTGACGGCATCGGGCCCGAGATCGCCGAGTCCGTCAAGCAG GTATTCAATGTTGCAGGGGTACCGATAGAATGGGAAGAACATTATGTTGGTACAGAAGTTGATCCCAGAACAGAGAGCTTTTTGACATGGGAAAGCTTGGAGTCGGTGCGTAGAAACAAAGTAGGCTTGAAAGGTCCTATGGCTACACCTATTGGAAAGGGCCACCGATCTTTGAATCTTACATTAAGAAAAGAACTTGGACTTTACGCCAATGTCAGACCTTGCAACAGCCTCCCAGGCTACAAGACTAGATATGATGATGTTAACCTGGTGACAATTCGTGAAAATACCGAAGGAGAATATAGTGGCCTTGAGCATCAG GTTGTGAGAGGTGTTGTGGAAAGTTTGAAAATCATTACTCGCCAAGCAAGTTTAAGAGTGGCAGAGTATGCTTTCCATTATGCCAAGGCCAATGGCCGGGAAAGGGTCTCTGCGATACATAAAGCAAATATCATGAGGAAGACAGATGGTCTTTTTCTCAAG TGTTGTCGTGAAGTGGCCGAGAAGTACCCTGAAATTACATATGAGGAGATCATCATTGACAATTGCTGTATGACG CTTGTGAAGAATCCTGGTCTTTTTGATGTATTAGTGATGCCAAATCTTTATGGTGACATTATTAGTGATCTATGTGCTGGTTTGATTGGGGGCTTGGGCCTAACACCCAG TTGCAATATTGGTGAAGGTGGCATTTGTCTCGCAGAAGCTGTTCATGGTTCTGCTCCTGATATTGCTGGCATG AATCTTGCGAACCCAACTGCTCTGATGCTGAGTGCTGTTATgatgttgcaccacttgcaattcAAGGACCAAGCAGACCGGATCCACAGTGCCATCCTCCAGACTATCTCCGAGGGGAAGTTCAGGACTGGTGATCTTGGCGGAAAGGCATCCACATCAGAGTTCACAAATGCAGTTTGCGATCACATCTGA